Part of the Henckelia pumila isolate YLH828 chromosome 2, ASM3356847v2, whole genome shotgun sequence genome is shown below.
GTAGGGCAATTCTCTTTTCAGTTTCTGTTTCCTTCGCTTTTTCAGATCTCTAGCGCTCATAATAAATCCATTTCTCATTTTCTTTCTAGCGACTCCATCTCTTCGTTAAATTCTCCTTCATGGGATTTGCATCTTCGTCGTAATATTAGGGATGAGGAGCTGGGTGAGTTGTCTAGTTTGTTGGAAGTTTTGGGTAGGGTTAGCCTAGTGGACGGAGGGGAGGATGTTCGGAGGTGGAAGTGGGTTGACTCAGGAGTGTTTTCAGTTAAATCCTTCTTTGATTCCTTCTTCTCGGATGATTTGTATCCAAAATTCGATCTTTCTCACATTATCTGGAAGGCTAAGATTCCCTCTAAGGTAAAGGTATTCGCATGGACAACGGTGTTGGGAAGATTGCCGACTTGTGATGTGATTCAAAGGAGGTTTCCGAATTGCTCCTTGAGCCCTAATTGGTGTGTATTGTGCAAACAAGTGGCAGAGAGTCAAGATCATTTGTTGGTTCATTGTGCATACACAAGTTCCTTATGGTGGTTGCTGCTGCAGGAAGTGGGTTTGTCATGGGTGGCACCAGGTTCCACGAGAGAGCTATTCGGAGCAGATTTGGGTTGGTCATTGGGAACTAGGGGGCAAATTTTGTGGGGTGTTTTAGTGCATTGCGTTTGTTGGATTGTTTGGCTAGAAAGAAACAGAAGGatatttgaagatgaagaagattCGATTGAAGTTACTTGGGACAAGATAAAGTTGAGCGGATCAATTTGGTTACACAATATAAAAGAATTTCAACCTTTTgctatttcagatttgtataGGGATTGGAGCTTAGCTTTGAGCTAGATTTACTTGAACATCTTTTGAGGATTAGTGGATCACTGGTCTACAATTTgtactttaattattttaattattaataatatttatgtttctgataaaaaaaaaaatattgaagtgTAAGATTTAGATGAATATTTTATGTAACTAGGGTTGTATCTCATGGTATATCTAAATTATATTAACTGACGTATATGCCTTAGCTATGAGAAACTTAAGTGTATTCGAGCTTTCCACCTCACTTACACAGTAGTGACGGTGCTAGATGTAATGTGGATGACTTACATGCCTTTTGGCTATGATTTTAAGCACTCGTATCAATATTTGTCATAATTTTAgtaatttcaaatattattcttaaataGAGATGATTTTGGACACCGATCTTGTAAAATTTATCATAAAATAACTGTATTGGTCAAACTGTGGCCGTCTTCCTAATCCGACAGAAAATCCAATGAGTTTAGTCATCTTTCTTGTCATCAAACTCTCTTTCTGTAGTCTGCTTGATGTGGTTTTCGAGCTTGACTTGTTACAGTCAAAgcctatatatatttttaattatgctGCAATTCCATTTTACGAGTAGAAAGcttatattttttcaattatGTTGCAATTCCATTAATGAGTGGCGCTATCAATGGGAGAGTTTGAAATATAACCTTCGTCAAACATTTTTTTTGAATTGTAAcatttctttaaatttttttttaaaaatggccTTCACTCATACAGGAAAACAGATGCCAAACAAAGGTTAAAAATTGAGAAGGTTATATTTCAAATTCATGGTCAAACAAATGTCATTTTGTTAAATATTCACCGCTATATCTACTATGTACCTAAATTATCATGTTCACTCTTGCAAATGGAGGCGCATTTAATTACCAACCAAGTGATCCTTGAGCAAGAATTTTGATCTTGTGTATCACGTAATCTAGAAGTTAATAATTTCAATAGTTCTTTCTCTTATTTTTGCTAACCTCTGCTGTGGTTCTGAATATTTCAATTAATCCTTTTTTTTGGTTTGTAGTGGATTGCGAAAGAAATACCATTGTTACAAAAGCTCATTGATCATGCCAATGAAAAAGGACGGCGGAGAGAATATCCTTTGATGCGCCTAATTTTCACAATGTAACTCATATGTGCGTTCTAGTTTGTATATCAACTGGACAACTTCATTATACATGTGCTGAGGCATATCATGTATCTTGCTTCTTGGAACAAAACCTAATCATTATTTTGAGTTACATACACAAATGGGAACTTGTAGGTaaaaagaaaatgataaaatcaatttaattaGGCAATTTCATGTATCTCATACCATTCTGCTATTTTTTTGTGGGCTAGACGATGCATGTGTCATCTTAAAAAATTTTGACCAGTAAAAATGTTGTTTGTCAAGTTTTGCCCCTTTTTTGTAATATGTTTGGGCAATTTCTTTGGCTTAATTTCAGGTAGAAGACCATTACATGCCCGGTACATATgtttatgtattaattttttttgttataaaaaAATACCAATAATAGAATTAAACCCCAATGACCATTACACACTGTATTGTACTGAATTTTCATCATCCAAAATAAATTTCCCTTCAAATTTTCTCTCAATGGACTTTTGTTGTAGCCTTTGTGAATCTTGTTTTGCCCGGTTTTGTTTTCCTGGTTTTTGAGTCAGACTTGTTTGCTTGGGTAGATTGCTCTGCCTCTTCCTGTGACATTAGTTACTTTCGGTGGAAGTTCATGCTCTCCACAGAGCCTTGTTAGGTTTCTTCATGGTCTTGCCGTCATTTTGTCAACGAAGCTAAATTGTCTTTACTTTATgccatcaatttttttattcctAATTAATAAATATCCATAAAGTTGTCTAGTATACCAACTTTAAGAGTCCCAATTGTTTTGTTCCAAAAAAAAGTTTAAACATGATAATTTTGTGCCTGAAAATGGTTTGTAGCGTTTCATTGATCTTTTTATGAAGATGTTGTAACAATAGCAATATAGTTACCCCTACGACGTCTATTTCTGGGAACTCCTGACATGTCAGTCATATATTTTGTTTGGAATTAGATAACTTTGATGGCACAAGTGAGGGAAATGGCTACTATCCCACTACTCttatttgttattatatttTGGCAACATGGTTTCCTTAATTTTATTGAGTTTACGTTATTCGAGCTCCTAGAAAGAAGGAAGCAGCTACAGAAACCATCAGAACAGGAAAAATTATTTGCTACCATTCCAGAAGTTATTGCTGAAGAATTAGTGCCTGATGAGACTCTGGCTGTCTCTTCTGAAAAAGCAGAAAGAGAGAGCTGTTCACCGAAGTCCGCTCTTAGGGCTTCAGATGTATCCAGCGCAGATGCCTCAGGTGTGTTTGTTTGGCTTTTGACGTCTTGCTTTCCTGGTTCTTTACTCGCACCTGATGTTCTTTACTAGTTTTGAAATCCTTATCAAATTCTTTTTGCTATGTCTTCTTCGTCATGATATTGTCATTTCTGTATTATTCCGACTGCTAATAGCTGAGGCTGACCTATATTTGTTTGCTTTACCACCCTTATCTGCCTGTCTCATTTTCTTGCCAGCATCtctatttttcatttttctgtTTGGTGCGTTTGTTTTAATGATGAATTGGCTGAATGAATTCATACGAAGGGGCCGTTTTACAAAatgaaaacaaagaaaacaacaaaatacacaGAGAAAAGAGAAAGACACAGcatcattattttatataatcttCCTGAATGGGTAACTTATGTTCAAAAGCCTATATTTATCCATGATAGCAATTCTTAAATGTGGTAACTGTTCAGTTATCATTCTTTGATTTGAGGTATAAAATATGCTTGATTCTATGAATTAAATCTTTCTATTTCTCCACACAAAGTATAGACAATCTATTTTGGGAAAGCATACAATAGATTTTTTAGACAGCTAATATACTGACACTAATGCATCAAATCATATCCTAGGAGAAAATATAGTAATTCAATTTATTATGCAAGCTGTACACGTTGACTCTCACCGTCAAGTTAGTTATAAATATCATGTATGCTCGCTGAATAGAATGGTGAATGGTACACTAGGAATAGCACCAGTCCTCATAAAAGCTAGCTGATTTACTTTGCCACATTCTTGATTATCTTTAATGTGGCTCATGCAAGATCAACATGCTTTGTTCCATTGTATTACACTGGATTCTTTGCGATTTTGGTAGCTGCCATATTATTGTTGAAGAGTGTCCTAAGTTTTTCTGAACCAGAGCTGAGTTTGCTTTGGAGAATTTTTAGCAAGCAAAGCTCCATAGTTGCATGATGAAGAGCACATATTCAGCTTCTGCACTAGACTGTATATTGTTTCTTGCTTGTCCAAGTCATCAGATTGCCCAGGATAAATGTTATATATCATGACCTACACTTCCTATCCAATCTAGATTCGTCAAATTCTATGTATGTATGACCAACTGTTATGTGCGCGTGCAAAGGATCTAGTTTGGCACAATTAACAGGGAAATTCCCACTTGCAATGGTGTCAACATGTGTATGGGATTTTCGCCCTCGTCTCGCTATTTTGATGATTGTAGGATGAGGCTCATTAAAGAGAACCTCACGATCACCAAACTCCTTGATAGGAATAAAATTTCTGACATCTTTATTATATTCAAAAACTTCCAATAAATACATAAAATGTCTTGATGACCAAGAAACCAAAAAGGTAAAAGCCTGTCTAAACCAAAATATAAAAACTCCCTAACCAATGAGAGAAACTCTTATTTTGAAAAACAAACGAGAAGatagaaaatttgaaaatcctaTCACTACCAAGGACTGTCTAAGCTGCAGCTTTGAACTTCCCATATGTCTGTCTTCGATAAACGATATCCTTGCGTGCTGTTGGGCATAAGCTAGTCTCTGAAGACTGTTAGGCTTGACTGGTCGTGACACCAATTTTGTCCTGACGACCATGTCTGGAGAATATTATACCTCTGCTAGGAGAAGACTTATTATCCAAGATATACCTCACTACATTCCTGTGCCAATCATTTGGATTGTGCATGAATCACCACTAATTGCATATGACTAGTTGAATTAATATGAGTTAAATAGCTCAATTTCTCCACCGGACTGTTCAAAATTGATATTGAAATCATGATTCTCTCCTCAATGGGAGTATTTTTCGACCACGACAACTCTCACTTGGTTGCCGATTCTCTATTGCTCAATGAGCGAAATTGTCATTCTTGTTTAGCCAAGGTCCCAACAGCTTCACAATGGTTGAGCTCCTGACTGTGCGCAACATTTTGGCTGCTGCTTGGGAATTGTAAGGCTGCAACTTGCTTGATTGCTTACACTGAAAATATCTCAATACTTGGATTCTCGGAGTGTCATGGTCCCAggtttttcatattgttatgtGGCGATTTAAGGGCTGATCATAATTCATGATGCTTTAAATTCAAGGTTCCTTAGAGAGAACCTCTCGATCTCTTGGTTTTAAGGCTCGTTGGGAGAGAACTATAGATCTCGTAATACAATATTGTGAATATTTCctgataaattaataaaatactcTATTTATAATAGAGTACGATGATTCGAATAAAGAAATCGAATCCTGACATAAATATAAGATCACTCTATAGAAtgatcttatttatttaaaacttaaataaagGATAAGACAACAACAAATCCTATATAAGAGATTTTAGCAGAATAATCCCTTGGGCTTGAACTTTCCACATTGGTGCAATGGAGACAGTTATGCTTGGATGGTTATGCTTGGAGACTCCTTTACTTGACCCTAAAGAAACATCTTGGGCTTAGTTATTCTCTTTTAATTGGTAAATATTAGCATCTATTTACTCTGCAATCTTATCTCCCATTTCATTCCATCTTTGTCATTCTTTTCCAGGATTTGTGAATGTGGTTAACAGTTCTCAAGTTAGTCTCAATGATTCAATTGCTATCAGAGAAAAGGGAGGTAGAACTTTCGATATCATACCTGTTGAGGCTCCAAATGGTAACTCAATGTTTAAAGTACTATTTTTTCATAATAATGTTTTATCTTTTAGCAGAAAATTTatgtcttttgataatgtgTTACCAAAGAAACTACACCTTAGCCATTTAAGCTCAGGATGCTGAACTTGGGAATTGTTAAACCATGCGTGTCATCAATCACAAACCATTGAAATCTAAATGGAATCTCTGACACCTTGTGCATAAAAATTTTGAGACTCATTTATTAcctatttcatttttttgttataaATGAGTATTTAATCACTTAGGTATCAATGAATTGTAGGAGATGCGAATGCTGACGGGGCGTTCAAGCAGGCGGAGGAAATGAGTAAGTCTCAGTTTTCTCGCAGAACTCGCCTCTAAAAAATTCTATTTGGTTGCATGAGCTTGCTGTtgaaaattttatcttatcttcAGTACAATTGGATGTAGGATATATTTGAGGTTTTTAAGTGTCGATTTTTATTTACACAAGATTTTCCTGGACGTTGTTAACATGTAGATACCAGACTAACCGCAACCCCCACATTTTCTATCATCTGTGGTGGTGATTGTCATATTTAACTTTCTGCCACATTTGGTGTTACATCAATAACTAGATGTTCATCTCTATTTCATGGCATAAAAGGTTTTATTCAAAAGGCTTGCTAATGGATATGTATCGAACATACAAATAGTGTTTTGTATAAGTTGTAGAGATAACTGTATCAGCAGACTTGTGATATGGGACCGAAAGTGCTGGTCCAAGTCATTTTCTTGCCAACTGATCTTTTATGATTCGATGCTGTTCATCTATCCTGGTTTTTGGATGATCCTGCATTGTGAATTCTTTAAATGGGAATGTTGCAGCCACTACTTTGCACTCTCAGCACCCCATTTCATTCCATATATGCATTTCTGTCCAGGTTTTGAAGATCTTGCAACGCGGTCTGAAGTTACTTTCAAGGACTGGAATGTTGTCGCAGACAAGGATGGGATTGTTGCCAATGCCAATTGTGCCATACCATTTGAGGCTCTAAACCGTAATGCTGTGccttttaatattaatttttaaaaaaacgagATCAACAATGTGCTTTTAGTGCTTGTTTTCTGTAATTAAATGGATTCAGATTCAAAAGTTTTACTATCCAATATCTAATCATGTACTTGATGATGGATGCAGGACACGAAAGTTTTTGCGAGACTTTCAAACAAGTGGAGGAAACAAGTAAGCGCCAGTTTTCTTATGAAACTCTTCTCAAATCAATTCTGAGTTCGggtattatatgatttaattaatGAAGTGGGGGTTTGTAAATGTCAACTACCATATGCTCAAGACTCTAAAGCGCTATAAATTAATATGCTTTACAAGCTTAAGCATCAAAAAGTATGTTTAGttgttaatataattttaatagtcTCGAGACaactaataattaaacataaaaatatgtaAGATCAGATGTAAAACTTTATATTGGGGGAAAATAAATGAGATCAAGGATTTTCGTGGCAAGAATTCAGAACGCCTAAAAAATTACCTACATTTTTTAATAACTtatttcatgaaatttttttaaaattttgcaaTATTAATATGGAAAGGAAAAacattccttttttttttttttttttgtatgcaTTAAGCCCGTGTAATCCGGTCAACTAatgtttgaatatttttttaatcactTTTGATCGAATAGTTGTGTTTTGCTAATGCTTCACACTTAATCTTGCTTAATCCCAATTTAGTCTCACATTTTACAACACTACATCTAAATATTTCTGCAGTTTAGTATGGAAATCTTCTTTGATAGCATTGAGGTAGTTTGGGTACAGCCCCCTTCATTTTCTTCACTCATAGGCCGTGCAACATTAGATATTTTCGTATCTCTACCTTAAAAGGTTACAGGAATGTGATAAGCGATGGCAAACATGATGAACATTCAGTAAATAAAACAGAACATGCAACAGCGATGAATTGAAATTATGCACACCTTTGaatatgttttaattttaatttaatatgttAGACTTAAAAGGCACATTCAACTTGGTTTGTACAACTTCGATGGATAGACTGGGTAGCATTCCACCTCCAACCAGTGGGTTTCTTAATAATTTGTATGATTtttgtgtattattatttattaatgctGACTGCGTATTTTTGCTCTCCTAAACTTATGTTATAGTTTCACCCACTTAAACGATATATATAAACACTATTGAGGTAGCTCATTTCCACGACATAAACTAGATTTGCTAGCTCATTTACCTTACTCTTTGTCAACATGTTACAAATTATTGCAGGTTATCGAAGTTTTGAATTGCCTGAACCCACCATCACTGGTACCGTCACCACTAAAGAAATGCCGGTTGTGAATTCAAAAGAGAACAAACCTCAACAAAGTTCTGAAAAAACAGCTGCTTCAACCCAGGTAATTGAGTTGAGCGACGACGAATCAGAACCAGAGGACAAAATGGGTACAAATGAAATAGGCAGTGAATCCTCCGACAATCCCATATGGCATTATTTGGATCCCCAAGGGCAAATTCAGGGTCCCTTTTCgttgaatacattgcagcaatGGAGCGATTATAATTACTTCCATTTGGAGTTCAAGGTTTGGAAAACGGGTCAAAGCCAAAATGAAAGTGTTCttttgattgatgttctgaggCAGACGTTGCCTTCGTGAGAATTATTAGAGGTTTCAGCAACTTGGTATGTAAATTTTGATTAGCAAATTCGAATGCTTTGGAATATTATATAAACTATTCACTGTAGTGTATTAAGAATAATAGAAATATTCATGTTTTATGAATAGAAAGTTTAAGGTTAGGAACTTTTCTGGTGTGAACAATTAGGAATTAAACTGGAGAGAAGATCATGTTGTAGGAAGATTCTGTTTAAAAATTCTTGAATACAAATGGGAGAGATTTCAGGTTCAATTCAATGTCCAACTTTGATAAAAGGTGAGCCACGCTAGAGATGGTTTTAGGCTATGCTTCTATTATGTATATAGTCCTGTTTATCCATCCCCACCCGGATGTGACATCTTGTCTGCTAAAGCCTTTAGCCCAGTTCTTATAAATGACAATGATATTATCCAAGAAGATGGGATGACGAGTGATTAATGTGGTTCATTTCCCGACAAACaagcaaatatatatatatatatatatatatatatatatatatatatatatagtaattttcagctgtccGACCATTCCTGTCCAACTCGTTCCCGACCATTAAAACTCGTtataccgggttttagttgtttttttaaaaaaattttgtatcactAAAACTCACTACCGGGTGTTTTAGTTGTCGGGGATGAGTTGGACATCATtggttggacagctgaaaatttatatatatatatatatatatatatatatatatatataacctacGAATGTACATTGTTCTACAACTTAACTGGTGTTTTGAAATATTGAACTCATTACTGGTTGTACTATATGATTACTTAACATGGAAATTATTAAAACTTgaggaaaaataaaattatattcccATACACACAATACCTGAAAAAATATcatatcaatcaatcaatctacAACCGATCGATCTCAGCATCAAATTTTGACGATTTTGGCAGCTTTAACGACCGGATTCTCCCTCTCAATTGCCTCTCTCCCGATGGTTTTGTAATCGTAGCTGCAGTCATGGCGATCCGAGTATCTATGATCGGCGCAGGAAAGTTCCCCGCAGCGGCATCTAAACCCGGTGAGGCCTACGGTAGCCGGAGCAGCGATTGACTTCATTTTTCACAAGTGACGGCGGAGACGCCTCTTCCTTGGTCCTCTGGGGAGGATTGGAATCCGTCTGGGGTGGATTCAAGTTGATAGAAGAGGTAGATGGGAATGATTTGTGGTGGTATGCTGTGTGATTGATGATGAGGGCCGTGGAAGAAGTGGAGAAACATTTCTGACGAAGAATTGCATTTGGAGCATTTAACGACCTTGAACTCAGCAGCGTCTTCTTCATTGTGGGTTTTTCTGCGCCATGAAATTCAAAAAATGTTGGATATAGTATAGGAGATGGATTATCAGCCACGTAGAACGCGTTTCGGTCGACTGACGGAAATTCCCTCGCTCATTTTTGTCAAACTTGGGTTGGGTGGTTCTTCTAGATCGCCTCATGATCAAGGATTTTTCCACTTTTTGTTGTCTCgctaagggagtgtttgcaaaatattatgtttttttaaaagtgatgcatttataaattataaaaaagttaagaaaaatcagaAGTTGATAGTGTataaaaacaaatgtgaaaatctaaaaattaaagTTGAGtattgtttgataaataagtgattataatGATTTTAACATCGACctttttattagaatcacttttgaagaatgttaggatcgaaaatatgtgtttaggggggggggggggggtgaatacactattttaaaaatataaagagtcttcgatctgatttgttaAAACCAGACAGAAGTTTTGTTGCTTAAAACTTTGATCTGCTCGAAAGATCTGAAAGATAACAAGCGGAAGAAATCTTTCTCGTAGATTGAATATATGTATAGCTAAGGCAGATAAGGCAAagtaagtgcagtaaataaagagatagagttgtttctggatgttcagagatgaattctcctacgtcaccccttcttctgtttccaaAAAGATTTCACtaaaagactttgatttatacaaggctttgtacaaatccaatccaatcaatcttttgagaggaactcctagcaatacttTCTCTCGAAGCAGATCGAACTTTCTGCTTTGAATTACACAGTACAAATACAAAGTTTGTTTCGGTGTTTTGATCTGGATAGCTATGAATgactttgatctggatcgatttCGTATATTCTTTCTTTGAAGTTTGATCGATCTTGAAATATCTTCTAACTCAGAATATCGAGACTCTTATCTAATGATGTGGGTATCTGAGTTATGCTGAGTGAAGGCTTTTTGAATGAACTTCGATTTAGATAGCTTGTGTTTTTCATTCTTGGTCTCGTGTTTGAATATTTGAAGTGTTTGAGTATTTATAAACTTCAAAAGTAGCCGGTGAGCCACCAACAATCTCTGATAAATAGCCGCCAATCAATCTCTGATAAATAGCCGCCAGCATATCTTAATAAatagctcacaaatcttgactttgaTGGAGACAAATTAACGTTCAAAATatcattaaatgattttgtcttTTCTTCAACAATCTCAACAACGGTTACTTTGAAGTGAGGCTTTTGATCTGGTTGATAGCATGTTAGATCTGTCTTAGATCGATCTGAAAAATCCGTTGAGAATATTCTTGATTGATCTGGATATCGGGCACTTGTTCTGGCAATTTATACTTCAATTGGTTTATCCgaa
Proteins encoded:
- the LOC140880175 gene encoding uncharacterized protein At5g08430-like isoform X1 gives rise to the protein MKDTFWVEENSGKPLPPLKRKRRVGKKKIEFIGWGSKPLLEFLEAIGKDTVKKHSQREVSEFVTKYMHDKSLVKKNKRVECDEILRALFGRSSVSRTKIYDLLEEHFAENFDDSDDDLLCSSEEENYKERSSKSNCIGHKKKGFGSPKSCFAAIIPENIKLVYLKRTLVQEFLKVPESFECKIVGSFVRMKSDPNDIYQKNRFQLQLVTGVKMLPGASDGRIETSLQVSNHFKDVPICMLSDDNFSEEEMEDLRDRVKAGLLEKMTVVELNSKAKMLHEDIMKHWIAKEIPLLQKLIDHANEKGRRRELFELLERRKQLQKPSEQEKLFATIPEVIAEELVPDETLAVSSEKAERESCSPKSALRASDVSSADASGFVNVVNSSQVSLNDSIAIREKGGRTFDIIPVEAPNGDANADGAFKQAEEMSFEDLATRSEVTFKDWNVVADKDGIVANANCAIPFEALNRHESFCETFKQVEETSYRSFELPEPTITGTVTTKEMPVVNSKENKPQQSSEKTAASTQVIELSDDESEPEDKMGTNEIGSESSDNPIWHYLDPQGQIQGPFSLNTLQQWSDYNYFHLEFKVWKTGQSQNESVLLIDVLRQTLPS
- the LOC140880175 gene encoding uncharacterized protein At5g08430-like isoform X2, with translation MKDTFWVEENSGKPLPPLKRKRRVGKKKIEFIGWGSKPLLEFLEAIGKDTVKKHSQREVSEFVTKYMHDKSLVKKNKRVECDEILRALFGRSSVSRTKIYDLLEEHFAENFDDSDDDLLCSSEEENYKERSSKSNCIGHKKKGFGSPKSCFAAIIPENIKLVYLKRTLVQEFLKVPESFECKIVGSFVRMKSDPNDIYQKNRFQLQLVTGVKMLPGASDGRIETSLQVSNHFKDVPICMLSDDNFSEEEMEDLRDRVKAGLLEKMTVVELNSKAKMLHEDIMKHWIAKEIPLLQKLIDHANEKGRRRELFELLERRKQLQKPSEQEKLFATIPEVIAEELVPDETLAVSSEKAERESCSPKSALRASDVSSADASGFVNVVNSSQVSLNDSIAIREKGGRTFDIIPVEAPNGDANADGAFKQAEEMSFEDLATRSEVTFKDWNVVADKDGIVANANCAIPFEALNRHESFCETFKQVEETSYRSFELPEPTITGTVTTKEMPVVNSKENKPQQSSEKTAASTQVIELSDDESEPEDKMGTNEIGSESSDNPIWHYLDPQGQIQGPFSLNTLQQWSDYNYFHLEFKVWKTGQSQNESVLLIDVLRQTLPS